ACACACTATCAGGTTGGTACGCGCTATGAAGCCATAGCGCGTCGCCATCTAGAACGATCGGGTTTATGCTTTGTCACCGCTAACGTTAAGTTTCGCGGTGGCGAACTGGACTTGATTATGCAGGACGGTGATATTCTGGTATTTGTAGAAGTGCGCTATCGACAGAATTCACGCTTTGGTCACGCCACCGATTCTATTACTTGGCATAAACGGCAACGCTTGCTTTATGCAGCTTCCCGCTGGCTAGCACAACAACAATTATGTCTGGAAACAACAAACTGTCGGTTCGATGTTTTAGCCATTACTGGAAATCAGTTACAATGGTTGCCGAACGCGTTCAATGCCGATGGTGATACTTAAGCCCTCTTCGGCCTAACAAGCAAAACGAAAGCAGAACTTATACTATGTTAGAAAGAATCAAAGGCTGTTTTACCGAAAGCATCCAAACACAAATTGCAGCGGCTGAAGCCCTGCCAGACTCCATATCCCGTGCGGCAATAAGTATCGTTCAATCTTTACTTAATGGAAACAAAGTGCTGACCTGTGGGAATGGCGCTTCCGCCGCGAATGCTCAGCACTTTGCTGCCACGCTAATCCATCGTTTTGAGACTGAGCGCCCCAGCTTACCTGCTTTAGCCCTAAGTGCAGATACTATCACCCTCACTGCCATTAATAATGGTGGCGTAAAAGATGAAGGTTATGCTAAACAGGTACGTGCTTTGGGACAAGCCGGTGATATCTTAGTGGCGATCTCAAGCCGTGGTAACAGCCGTGATATCATCAAAGCCGTTGAAGCCGCTGTAACCCGGGATATGACCATTGTCGCTCTCACAGGTTCAGATGGCGGTGAATTAGCGGGTTTACTGGGC
Above is a window of Limnobaculum parvum DNA encoding:
- a CDS encoding YraN family protein; amino-acid sequence: MDTIPPGTTGPGKITHYQVGTRYEAIARRHLERSGLCFVTANVKFRGGELDLIMQDGDILVFVEVRYRQNSRFGHATDSITWHKRQRLLYAASRWLAQQQLCLETTNCRFDVLAITGNQLQWLPNAFNADGDT
- the diaA gene encoding DnaA initiator-associating protein DiaA, which codes for MLERIKGCFTESIQTQIAAAEALPDSISRAAISIVQSLLNGNKVLTCGNGASAANAQHFAATLIHRFETERPSLPALALSADTITLTAINNGGVKDEGYAKQVRALGQAGDILVAISSRGNSRDIIKAVEAAVTRDMTIVALTGSDGGELAGLLGLQDVEIRIPSHRTARIQEMHMLIINCLCDLIDYTLFPHQDD